The following are encoded together in the Tripterygium wilfordii isolate XIE 37 chromosome 3, ASM1340144v1, whole genome shotgun sequence genome:
- the LOC119995327 gene encoding uncharacterized protein LOC119995327: MFSTSRALHPPQNFSMKSSSMKIKTLIHTLVVSHMCRIVRVLAKAKAIIIDIMKETQLTKTSTGKYKRRNIVLGSFRLHYNWCSNSHVLPVPAPVLDAATESSWDYDSSWKSIISSEQCGDGAELSVYLQWLEEKVDDEEEKKNEINRLADLFIANCHEKFLLEKQESHRRFQEMLARSL; this comes from the coding sequence ATGTTTAGTACCTCCAGAGCCCTCCACCCTCCTCAAAATTTCTCAATGAAATCAAGCTCTATGAAGATCAAAACCCTAATCCACACCCTCGTAGTCTCACACATGTGCCGAATTGTTCGAGTTCTGGCCAAAGCAAAAGCCATTATCATAGACATTATGAAGGAAACCCAGCTCACAAAAACTAGCACTGGAAAGTATAAGAGGAGAAATATAGTCTTGGGTTCATTCAGGCTGCACTATAACTGGTGCTCTAATTCTCATGTGTTACCGGTGCCGGCGCCGGTCCTAGATGCAGCAACTGAGAGCAGCTGGGACTATGATTCCTCATGGAAATCTATAATTTCATCAGAGCAGTGTGGAGATGGTGCAGAGTTATCAGTTTACCTTCAGTGGCTTGAAGAGAAAGTTGATGatgaagaggagaagaagaatgagaTTAATCGGCTAGCGGATTTGTTCATTGCAAACTGCCATGAGAAGTTTCTTTTGGAGAAGCAAGAGTCACATAGAAGATTCCAAGAAATGCTGGCTAGAAGCTTGTAG
- the LOC119995117 gene encoding uncharacterized protein LOC119995117, whose protein sequence is MNNNHKVHCQEQSQQKPGLEFSDLGLQQSFNMGISQQNRNLQPAKPSTAPTPILSGFQSPVSAFYATERFMGLPQHDFQARDSSLGSSQYMNTCAQTHLSSDSSGEVSFIESTEQTELRNTLQSFVKCHCYGHQNNNCRNIDPGNKFLQSPNGCLLDDDSSVVGKQLTVVQSQGFQDHGVHCSSSGYSFAQPSFSSQQEKKSPRFSSLGAPASSGACKTRIRWTQDLHQKFVESVNCLGGAEKATPKAILKLMDTDGLTIFHVKSHLQKYRIAKYMPDSAEGKSEKIRSTNDSPKLDEKSGLQIKEALQLQLDVQRKLHEQLEVQRNLQLRIEEQGRQLKLMMFEMQQKNKSLSSTQNSDIASPANLSFTTLQDDEVSVVKGSQNTSFPSKIS, encoded by the exons ATGAACAACAATCACAAGGTTCATTGCCAAGAACAAAGTCAGCAAAAACCAGGACTTGAATTCTCCGATCTGGGTTTGCAACAATCTTTCAACATGGGAATATCACAACAGAACAGAAATCTTCAGCCAGCAAAGCCATCAACTGCACCAACACCAATCCTAAGCGGATTCCAATCACCAGTCTCAGCCTTCTACGCGACGGAACGGTTTATGGGGCTTCCACAGCATGATTTTCAAGCAAGAGATTCTTCTTTAGGCTCCTCTCAATATATGAACACTTGTGCACAGACTCATCTTTCAAGTGACTCTTCAGGGGAAGTTTCTTTtattgaatcaacagagcagaCTGAACTGCGAAACACCTTGCAATCATTTGTCAAGTGTCACTGCTATGGTCATCAGAACAACAATTGCAGAAACATTGATCCAGGGAACAAGTTTCTTCAATCTCCAAATGGTTGTTTACTCGACGACGATTCATCTGTGGTTGGCAAGCAATTAACAGTAGTTCAATCACAAGGATTTCAGGACCACGGA GTTCATTGCAGTTCAAGTGGTTATTCATTTGCGCAGCCGAGTTTCTCTTCTCAGCAAGAGAAGAAATCTCCAAGGTTTTCTTCTTTAGGTGCTCCTGCATCCTCTGGCGCATGTAAAACCCGAATAAGATGGACTCAAGATCTTCATCAGAAGTTTGTAGAGTCCGTAAATTGCCTCGGGGGTGCTGAGA AGGCAACACCAAAGGCTATACTGAAGCTGATGGACACTGATGGATTGACAATCTTTCATGTGAAGAGTCATTTGCAG aaATATCGAATCGCAAAATACATGCCTGATTCTGCAGAAG GAAAATCCGAGAAAATACGCAGCACGAATGATTCACCTAAGCTTGATGAGAAAAG TGGATTGCAAATCAAAGAGGCCTTGCAACTTCAACTAGATGTCCAGAGGAAACTTCATGAACAACTAGAG GTTCAGCGAAATTTACAGTTGCGGATTGAGGAACAAGGCAGACAGCTCAAGCTGATGATGTTTGAGATGCAACAGAAAAACAAGAGCCTCTCCAGTACTCAAAATTCCGACATTGCGTCGCCCGCGAATCTGTCATTTACTACCCTTCAAGATGACGAGGTTTCAGTTGTAAAAGGTTCTCAAAACACTTCCTTCCCGTCGAAGATAAGTTAG
- the LOC119991306 gene encoding UBP1-associated protein 2A-like yields MEDFKKRKMEETGNGGESTTQEEMRLLLDPLAKSQLVDLLSRLGPQYPSIAEEIKSLASADPVHRKLFVRGLAWNTTSDTLCDAFRMHGEIEEGAVIYDKATSKSRGYGFITYKHMESAHSALRAPSKVIDGRMAVCTLACEGLNGVSGTPDLAQRKLYVGGLSPNVTSEMLLSFFGRHGEIEEGSVAYDKDTNESRGFGFVTYKTVEAAKKAIDDPQKNLGGRNVIVKLADSKGKTVQTHLPATMVPVPMPLAAVYSQPGNTHIGSAPVGYTYPQPVASSYSNASYPSPPSVPMPYPAQSQVSYAPGAPTGMGGYPYYLPKQ; encoded by the exons atggAGGATTTTAAGAAGAGGAAGATGGAAGAGACGGGTAACGGCGGTGAATCAACAACGCAAGAAGAGATGCGGTTGCTTCTTGACCCCCTCGCCAAATCTCAGCTCGTCGATCTTCTCTCTAGACT TGGACCCCAATATCCTTCAATTGCAGAAGAAATTAAAAGTCTGGCCAGTGCAGATCCAGTCCACCGAAAGCTTTTTGTCCGTGGCTTAGCCTGGAACACTACTTCAGATACCTTGTGTGAT GCATTTCGTATGCACGGTGAAATAGAGGAAGGGGCTGTGATCTATGACAAAGCCACTAGTAAATCACGTGGTTATGGTTTCATCACTTACAAACATATGGAGTCAGCTCACAGTGCATTGAGAGCACCCAGCAAAGTGATTGAT GGTCGGATGGCTGTGTGCACTCTAGCTTGCGAGGGATTAAATGGAGTAAGTGGTACTCCTGACTTAGCCCAGCGAAAACTCTATGTTGGCGGTTTGTCACCAAATGTCACAAGTGAGATGCTGCTTAGTTTTTTTGGGAGGCATGGTGAAATTGAAGAAGGTTCTGTTGCATATGACAAAGATACAAATGAATCACG TGGGTTTGGTTTTGTTACATACAAGACAGTGGAGGCTGCGAAGAAAGCTATAGATGATCCACAGAAGAACCTTGGG GGGAGAAATGTGATTGTGAAGCTTGCCGATTCGAAAGGCAAAACTGTACAGACGCATTTACCCGCAACTATGGTTCCAGTACCCATGCCTCTGGCAGCTGTTTACTCTCAGCCTGGGAACACACATATTGGTTCCGCCCCTGTTGGATATACGTATCCGCAACCTGTAGCATCATCATACTCAAATGCTTCTTATCCCAGTCCTCCCTCAGTACCCATGCCATACCCTGCTCAATCTCAAGTTTCTTATGCGCCGGGGGCACCTACAGGAATGGGCGGGTATCCATACTACCTTCCTAAACAATAA
- the LOC119991315 gene encoding protein PLANT CADMIUM RESISTANCE 10-like, which produces MQSCCIGLFCPCFLFGKNAEFLGSGTLIGSCATHCILWAIVNTVCCMMTDGILLGLPGCFVACYACGYRRALRAKYNLEEEPCGDLVTHFCCHLCAICQEYREIRERSGDSNHPDLKLPVVAAPPVQIME; this is translated from the exons ATGCAAAGCT GTTGTATAGGCCTTTTTTGTCCTTGCTTTTTGTTTGGAAAGAATGCTGAATTTCTAGGTTCTGGAACTTTAATAGGATCATGCGCGACCCATTGTATTTTGTGGGCTATTGTCAATACTGTCTGCTGCATGATGACTGATGGCATTTTGCTGGGATTACCCGGATGCTTTGTTGCATGTTATGCATGTGGCTACCGCAGGGCCCTTCGAGCAAAGTATAATCTAGAG GAAGAGCCCTGTGGCGATTTGGTTACTCACTTTTGCTGtcatttgtgtgcaatttgtcAAGAGTATAGAGAGATAAGGGAAAGGTCCGGCGATTCTAATCATCCTGATCTTAAACTGCCTGTGGTAGCAGCTCCACCGGTCCAGATAATGGAGTAA
- the LOC119991299 gene encoding putative pentatricopeptide repeat-containing protein At3g13770, mitochondrial, whose translation MEPLWGKRNSQVRMLREPTFFTHKAKYAFFSTRRITICSGPPNPTYFKSLCSNGQLKEALFEMAIKGHEMKFHGYNALLDECVNRRALRHGQRVHAHMIKTHYLPSVYLRNRLIIFYSKCECLDNARQVLDEMPEKNVVSWTAMISAFSQGGLASESLSLFLQMLKSESEPNEFTFATVLTSCLDASGLELGRQIHSLIIKKNFDSHIFVGSSLLDMYAKSGEIHAARGVFECLPERDVVSCTAIISGYAQLNLDEEAIELFRRLQREGMSSNYVTYVSVLTALSGLAALKYGKQVHGHVLRCKLPFYVILQNSLIDMYSKCGSLTYARRTFDNMPERTVISWNAILVGYSKHGMAKEVVELFKLMREENRVKPDSVTFLAVLSGCSHGGMEDRGLEFFNEMMSGKDGFEPETEHYGTVVDLLGRAGRVGEALEFIKKMPFKPHAAIWGSLLGACRLHSNLEIGEFVGRRLLEIEPENAGNYVILSNLYASVGRWEEVKTVRHLMKEKAVIKEPGRSWVEVDQTLHTFHASDRSHPRREEVFAKVRKLSARMKQAGYVPDLSCVLHDVDEEQKEKILLGHSEKLALAFGLMATRDRVPVLVIKNLRICVDCHNFAKSVSMVYGREVSLRDKNRFHHIAGGICSCGDYW comes from the exons ATGGAACCCCTGTGGGGAAAAAGAAACAGCCAAGTAAGAATGCTCCGAGAACCCACTTTCTTTACCCATAAAGCAAAATATGCATTTTTTTCTACCCGTAGAATAACTATCTGCTCCGGCCCGCCAAACCCAACATATTTCAAAAGTCTATGCTCTAACGGTCAATTAAAGGAGGCCTTATTCGAAATGGCCATTAAAGGCCATGAAATGAAGTTCCATGGCTATAATGCGCTCTTAGACGAGTGCGTCAACAGAAGAGCCCTTAGACATGGCCAAAGAGTCCATGCCCACATGATCAAAACCCATTATCTCCCCTCTGTGTATCTTCGAAATAGGTTGATTATTTTCTATTCGAAATGTGAGTGCTTGGATAATGCACGTCAAGTGCTTGACGAAATGCCTGAGAAAAATGTAGTTTCTTGGACAGCTATGATTTCCGCTTTTTCTCAGGGAGGGTTGGCTTCGGAGTCTTTGAGTCTATTTTTACAGATGCTGAAGTCAG AATCAGAACCTAACGAGTTCACCTTTGCAACTGTACTTACTTCTTGTCTGGATGCTTCTGGGCTTGAATTGGGAAGGCAAATCCACTCTCTTATAATCAAGAAAAATTTTGATTCCCATATATTTGTTGGGAGCTCACTTCTTGATATGTATGCTAAATCTGGTGAAATCCATGCAGCTCGTGGAGTTTTTGAATGTTTGCCAGAAAGGGATGTCGTCTCTTGCACTGCCATTATTTCTGGCTATGCCCAGCTTAATCTTGATGAGGAAGCAATAGAACTATTTCGAAGGTTGCAAAGGGAAGGAATGAGTTCAAATTATGTCACATATGTCAGTGTTTTGACTGCGTTATCTGGTCTTGCTGCACTAAAATATGGGAAGCAAGTCCATGGTCATGTGCTTAGGTGCAAACTGCCCTTCTATGTCATTCTTCAGAACTCTCTGATTGATATGTACTCAAAATGCGGAAGCCTCACTTATGCTAGAAGAACCTTTGATAATATGCCTGAGAGAACTGTTATCTCATGGAATGCAATCCTTGTGGGGTATAGTAAGCATGGAATGGCAAAAGAGGTGgttgagcttttcaagttgatGAGAGAAGAAAATAGGGTGAAGCCGGACAGCGTCACTTTTTTGGCTGTTTTATCTGGCTGCAGCCATGGAGGGATGGAGGATAGAGGGCTTGAATTTTTTAATGAGATGATGAGTGGAAAGGATGGGTTTGAGCCAGAGACTGAGCATTACGGGACTGTTGTTGATTTGCTTGGGCGTGCTGGCCGAGTAGGTGAGGCTCTTGAGTTTATCAAGAAGATGCCTTTTAAACCACATGCAGCTATTTGGGGTTCCCTTTTAGGTGCTTGTAGGCTTCACTCAAATCTTGAGATTGGTGAATTTGTAGGTCGTCGCCTTTTAGAAATCGAGCCTGAGAATGCTGGGAACTATGTCATTCTTTCCAATTTATATGCTTCTGTAGGGAGATGGGAAGAAGTGAAAACTGTTAGACATTTAATGAAGGAGAAGGCTGTGATAAAGGAACCAGGAAGAAGCTGGGTTGAGGTTGACCAAACCCTCCATACTTTTCACGCAAGTGATCGCTCCCATCCAAGAAGGGAAGAGGTGTTTGCAAAGGTCAGGAAATTATCTGCTAGGATGAAGCAAGCTGGCTATGTTCCTGATTTAAGCTGTGTTTTACATGATGTGGACGAGGAGCAGAAGGAGAAGATTCTCCTAGGCCACAGCGAGAAGTTGGCTTTGGCGTTTGGTCTAATGGCTACACGCGACAGAGTACCAGTGCTTGTGATTAAGAACCTTCGCATTTGTGTTGATTGCCACAATTTTGCTAAAAGTGTGTCAATGGTTTATGGAAGAGAAGTGTCTTTGAGGGATAAAAATCGATTCCATCATATAGCTGGGGGAATCTGTTCTTGTGGGGACTACTGGTGA